A genomic stretch from Cryomorphaceae bacterium 1068 includes:
- a CDS encoding alanine/ornithine racemase family PLP-dependent enzyme, giving the protein MAFVELDREKLKENFDLLKTRFSEYDVEWGIVTKLLCGNKLFLQEVLNLGIKEIHDSRISNLRAVKKLDPTVQTVYIKPPAKRSIKNLVTYADVSLNTEMVTLRLISEEAQRQDKTHKVVIMIELGDLREGVMGEDVVNFFSQVFSLPNIEVVGIGSNLNCLHGVMPSPDKFIQLKLYKDLIKAHFGYDIQSISGGTSVVLPMLFRNQLPDSVNHFRIGETLYFGLNIETGSTFEEMHNDVFKLRMEIIELTEKPMIPIGELAENPSGEMLQIDQDLYGKTSLRAILDAGLLDISPDFLIPYDENIEIVGASSDMLVLDLGKSTREYKVGDLIDFRLKYMGALGIMNSNYIEKRLKN; this is encoded by the coding sequence ATGGCTTTTGTAGAACTAGATAGAGAGAAGTTGAAAGAAAACTTCGATTTGCTCAAAACTCGCTTCAGCGAGTATGATGTAGAGTGGGGTATTGTGACGAAGTTACTTTGTGGAAATAAGCTTTTTCTTCAAGAAGTCCTGAACCTTGGAATAAAAGAAATTCATGATTCAAGGATCAGTAATTTGAGGGCTGTCAAAAAGCTTGATCCCACGGTGCAGACGGTTTATATCAAGCCACCGGCAAAAAGGTCAATAAAAAACTTGGTGACCTACGCTGATGTAAGTCTAAATACCGAGATGGTCACGCTTCGATTAATAAGCGAAGAAGCTCAAAGGCAAGATAAAACGCACAAGGTCGTCATCATGATTGAGCTTGGCGATTTAAGGGAAGGCGTAATGGGAGAGGATGTCGTCAATTTTTTTAGCCAAGTTTTTTCCCTCCCCAATATTGAGGTAGTTGGTATCGGATCTAACTTGAACTGTTTGCACGGAGTTATGCCTAGTCCTGATAAGTTTATTCAACTCAAGCTTTACAAAGACCTTATTAAGGCACATTTTGGATATGATATCCAAAGCATCAGTGGAGGTACTTCGGTGGTGTTACCCATGCTCTTCCGAAATCAACTTCCCGATTCAGTTAATCATTTCCGAATAGGCGAGACCTTATACTTTGGCTTGAATATTGAAACTGGCTCAACTTTTGAAGAGATGCACAATGATGTTTTCAAATTGAGGATGGAAATTATTGAACTCACTGAAAAGCCAATGATTCCCATAGGAGAGCTAGCAGAGAATCCAAGCGGAGAAATGTTGCAAATTGATCAGGACCTTTATGGTAAAACTTCTCTAAGAGCTATTCTCGATGCCGGCTTGCTCGATATCTCTCCTGACTTCTTGATTCCTTATGATGAAAATATCGAAATTGTGGGCGCAAGTTCTGATATGCTTGTACTAGATTTGGGCAAGTCAACTCGAGAGTACAAAGTCGGAGATTTAATAGATTTTCGCTTGAAGTATATGGGTGCCCTTGGTATTATGAACTCAAATTACATTGAAAAACGATTAAAGAACTAA